In Nocardioides sp., the following proteins share a genomic window:
- the betA gene encoding choline dehydrogenase, whose translation MAGRETFDFIVVGGGSAGSALGARLSEDASNDVLVLEAGRSDFRIDPLVHMPAALPFGIGNPMYDWRYETDPEPEMGGRRIYHARGKVLGGSSSINGMIFQRGNPMDYDRWAADPGMESWDYLHCLPYFKKMEALHLADGSNGGNAWRGGDGPLWLERGRAANPLFEAFFTAAEQAGFPRTSDVNGYRQEGFGPFDRNIRDSRRWSAARAYLHPAMRRPNLTVRTLAHATRVLFRGTKAIGVEYRRGGRTYRAYADDIILSGGAINTPQLLQLSGVGNREHLEPLGVEMVHHLPGVGENLQDHLEVYIQYAAKQPVSIAPGLRWHRRPKTAVDWLFFKKGLGATNHFEGGGFARSNDDVSWPNLMFHFLPIAIRYDGTQPKGLPVGGHGYQVHIGPMYADTRGHVRIKSTNPYEKPSMLFNYLSTPTDRKEWVEAIRTARLILNQPAMAPFNGGEISPGPSVETDEEILDWVREDAETALHPSCTAKMGVGDDAVTDPTSLNVYGVEGLRVVDASVFPYVTNGNIYAPVMMVAEKAADLILGNTPLPADSVPYYRHGSGMPLEPQEATS comes from the coding sequence ATGGCTGGGCGAGAGACCTTCGACTTCATCGTCGTCGGTGGTGGTTCGGCGGGCAGCGCACTGGGTGCCCGGCTGAGCGAGGACGCCTCGAATGATGTGCTGGTCCTCGAAGCGGGCCGCAGCGACTTCCGCATCGACCCGCTCGTACATATGCCGGCCGCACTGCCTTTCGGCATCGGCAACCCGATGTACGACTGGCGCTATGAGACCGATCCGGAGCCCGAGATGGGCGGCCGCCGGATCTATCACGCGCGCGGCAAGGTGCTGGGTGGGTCCTCAAGCATCAACGGAATGATCTTCCAGCGGGGCAACCCGATGGACTACGACCGCTGGGCGGCCGACCCCGGGATGGAGAGTTGGGACTACCTGCACTGCCTTCCCTATTTCAAGAAGATGGAGGCGCTGCACCTGGCCGACGGCAGCAACGGCGGCAACGCCTGGCGCGGCGGCGACGGCCCGTTGTGGCTGGAACGTGGCAGGGCGGCCAACCCGCTCTTCGAGGCGTTCTTCACCGCCGCCGAGCAGGCCGGCTTCCCGCGTACGTCCGACGTGAACGGCTATCGCCAGGAAGGCTTCGGCCCCTTCGATCGCAACATCCGCGACTCACGGCGCTGGTCGGCGGCGCGGGCGTACCTGCACCCGGCGATGCGGCGGCCTAACCTGACCGTACGCACCCTCGCGCATGCCACCCGAGTCCTGTTCCGTGGCACCAAGGCGATCGGCGTCGAATACCGGCGCGGCGGGCGGACGTACCGCGCGTACGCCGACGACATCATCCTCAGCGGCGGCGCGATCAATACGCCCCAACTGCTGCAACTCTCCGGCGTCGGCAACCGAGAGCACCTCGAACCGCTCGGCGTCGAGATGGTGCACCACCTGCCGGGGGTGGGGGAGAACCTCCAGGACCACCTCGAGGTCTATATCCAGTACGCCGCCAAGCAGCCGGTTTCGATCGCGCCCGGGCTGAGGTGGCATCGACGCCCGAAGACGGCCGTGGACTGGCTGTTCTTCAAGAAGGGCCTCGGCGCGACCAACCACTTCGAGGGCGGCGGTTTCGCGCGCAGCAACGACGACGTGTCGTGGCCCAACCTGATGTTCCACTTCCTGCCGATCGCGATCCGCTATGACGGCACCCAGCCCAAGGGGCTGCCGGTCGGCGGGCACGGCTATCAGGTGCACATCGGCCCGATGTATGCCGACACCCGCGGCCATGTGCGGATCAAGAGCACCAATCCGTACGAGAAGCCGTCGATGCTGTTCAACTATCTGTCGACTCCGACGGACCGCAAGGAATGGGTCGAGGCGATCCGCACGGCCCGGTTGATCCTCAACCAGCCCGCGATGGCGCCGTTCAACGGCGGCGAGATCTCGCCCGGCCCGAGCGTGGAGACCGACGAAGAGATCCTCGACTGGGTGCGCGAGGATGCCGAGACGGCACTGCATCCCAGTTGCACCGCGAAGATGGGTGTGGGCGACGACGCAGTCACCGATCCGACGTCGCTCAATGTGTACGGCGTGGAGGGGCTGCGAGTCGTCGACGCGAGCGTCTTCCCCTATGTCACGAACGGCAATATCTATGCCCCGGTGATGATGGTCGCGGAGAAGGCGGCGGACCTGATTCTTGGAAATACCCCACTTCCGGCCGATTCCGTGCCTTACTACAGGCACGGCTCCGGGATGCCGTTGGAGCCGCAGGAGGCCACGTCATGA
- a CDS encoding DUF3349 domain-containing protein — MDSSAVERVMVWIAGAYPDGVPKADRAGLVGVLRNMLDGEELAEVARGWNLHVDEAASKSEVARVGGVLVAGGWPLAAPARSTEMVVSEGVVMRALGGVVNWLKAGYPEGVPDQDFIPLVAILERRLTKAEMKAVRKDLQAAGVLKPAQEDIADAIESVINESATPQEIARVTAHLRKKGWPVELGGD; from the coding sequence ATGGATTCGTCCGCAGTTGAGCGCGTCATGGTCTGGATCGCTGGCGCCTATCCCGACGGCGTTCCGAAGGCCGATCGGGCCGGACTGGTCGGAGTGCTGCGCAACATGCTGGACGGCGAGGAACTCGCCGAGGTCGCACGTGGCTGGAACCTCCACGTCGATGAGGCCGCATCCAAGAGCGAGGTAGCCCGGGTCGGCGGCGTGCTTGTGGCGGGCGGTTGGCCGCTGGCTGCGCCCGCGCGCAGCACCGAGATGGTCGTGAGCGAAGGCGTCGTGATGCGCGCGCTGGGCGGCGTGGTCAACTGGCTCAAGGCGGGCTATCCCGAGGGCGTGCCCGACCAGGACTTCATCCCGTTGGTCGCGATCTTGGAACGTCGGCTGACCAAGGCCGAGATGAAGGCCGTACGCAAGGACCTCCAGGCGGCGGGTGTGCTCAAGCCGGCCCAGGAAGACATCGCCGACGCCATCGAGTCGGTCATCAACGAGTCCGCAACGCCTCAAGAGATCGCGCGGGTGACCGCGCATCTGCGCAAGAAGGGCTGGCCGGTCGAACTCGGCGGCGACTAG
- a CDS encoding ABC transporter permease subunit: MATATLSPERKPVEPGAPEPEPTEKRVSRWVWAALVIAVWLVVWFFTKGRDTLAIAGTEMTPLHRDLSGLRDDVLGARSTNPIMQFTYGLGKFFNEIVKWLQELISVPAFPRPVPQIGWLGVTAIATVLAQIFAGWRPAVLVLGTFLSFGLFGYWSDSMDLLIITGMAVTICFALGLPIGILMARNRLVHSAITSLLDVMQTFPTFVYLAPFALFFGIGASSAVMLTLVYAMPPIIRITAHGILEVSPQVLEATDSAGQTSWQRLVKVELPMARRTIVVGLNQTTLAALSMATLAAFVDGPGLGQPVLDALKILDVGGGFVPGALIVAMAIMLDRVTTAASERGEVIARGGGGDVRTRRLLAGVGAVIALVCVYLSRTYPALATFPDTPWKQRLADVVNSIFDWITGNLDGVTEGFKNLVTDVLLNPLQSFLADSPWWLAGIGISALAFVFGGVRALIPALVCLTGIYFTDLWNVTMETLTMCLVGVLLVMALAIVLGVAMGRSRRTDLIIRPLLDAGQTIPPFVYLIPVLGLFGVGRFAAILAAVVYAAPVAIKLVADGVKGIPQPTIEAARSVGSTTWQEIGKVQLPMAKSSLVLATNQGLLYVLSMVVIGGLVGAQALGYDVVHGFARSEYWGRGAAAGIAIALLGIMIDRIARAAADRSGRKA, from the coding sequence ATGGCCACCGCGACTCTCAGCCCCGAACGCAAGCCGGTCGAACCCGGCGCTCCTGAGCCAGAGCCGACCGAGAAGCGCGTGTCGCGCTGGGTGTGGGCGGCTCTGGTGATCGCAGTGTGGCTGGTGGTCTGGTTCTTCACCAAGGGTCGCGACACGCTGGCGATCGCCGGCACCGAGATGACGCCGCTGCATCGCGACCTGTCCGGGCTGCGCGACGACGTGCTGGGGGCGCGCAGCACCAACCCGATCATGCAGTTCACCTATGGTCTGGGAAAGTTCTTCAACGAGATCGTGAAGTGGCTGCAAGAACTGATCTCCGTCCCGGCGTTTCCGCGGCCCGTACCTCAGATCGGCTGGCTGGGAGTGACGGCGATCGCCACCGTGCTGGCGCAGATCTTCGCCGGGTGGAGGCCGGCCGTGCTCGTCCTGGGCACCTTCTTGTCCTTCGGTCTCTTCGGGTATTGGTCCGACAGCATGGACCTGTTGATCATCACCGGGATGGCCGTCACGATCTGCTTCGCGCTCGGTCTGCCGATCGGCATCCTGATGGCCCGCAACCGCCTCGTACATTCGGCGATCACCAGCCTGCTCGACGTGATGCAGACCTTCCCGACCTTCGTCTACCTCGCACCGTTCGCGTTGTTCTTCGGCATCGGCGCGTCGTCAGCGGTGATGTTGACCCTGGTCTATGCGATGCCACCGATCATCAGGATCACCGCCCACGGCATCCTGGAGGTGTCGCCGCAAGTCCTGGAAGCCACCGACTCGGCCGGTCAGACCTCATGGCAGCGCCTGGTCAAGGTCGAACTCCCGATGGCGCGGCGCACCATCGTGGTGGGTCTGAACCAGACCACCCTGGCCGCGCTGTCGATGGCGACACTCGCCGCCTTCGTGGATGGCCCCGGGCTCGGCCAGCCCGTGCTGGACGCCCTGAAGATCCTCGACGTCGGTGGTGGCTTCGTGCCGGGTGCGCTGATCGTGGCGATGGCGATCATGCTCGACCGCGTCACGACGGCGGCCAGCGAGCGCGGCGAGGTGATCGCTCGCGGTGGCGGGGGAGACGTACGCACTCGTCGCCTTCTCGCAGGCGTCGGGGCCGTTATCGCCTTGGTCTGCGTCTATCTCTCGCGCACTTATCCCGCACTCGCGACCTTCCCCGACACTCCTTGGAAGCAGCGCTTGGCCGATGTGGTGAACTCGATCTTCGACTGGATCACCGGCAACCTCGACGGCGTCACGGAAGGCTTCAAGAACCTCGTCACCGACGTCCTGCTGAACCCGCTCCAGTCGTTCCTGGCCGACTCCCCGTGGTGGTTGGCGGGCATCGGGATCAGCGCGCTGGCATTCGTGTTCGGAGGCGTACGCGCGCTCATCCCGGCGCTGGTGTGTCTGACCGGCATCTACTTCACCGACCTGTGGAACGTCACCATGGAGACACTGACGATGTGTCTGGTCGGTGTGTTGCTGGTGATGGCACTCGCGATCGTGCTGGGTGTCGCGATGGGCCGCAGTCGGCGTACGGACCTGATCATCCGGCCGCTGCTCGACGCGGGGCAGACCATCCCGCCCTTCGTGTACCTGATCCCGGTGCTGGGTCTGTTCGGCGTTGGCCGGTTCGCCGCGATCCTCGCGGCCGTCGTCTATGCGGCGCCGGTGGCGATCAAATTGGTCGCCGACGGAGTGAAGGGCATCCCACAGCCCACCATCGAAGCCGCGAGGTCGGTCGGCAGCACGACCTGGCAGGAGATCGGCAAGGTGCAGTTGCCGATGGCCAAGTCGTCGCTGGTGCTGGCCACCAACCAGGGCCTGCTGTATGTCTTGTCGATGGTCGTGATCGGTGGACTGGTCGGAGCCCAGGCGCTGGGGTACGACGTCGTACACGGGTTTGCTCGCTCCGAGTACTGGGGTCGTGGCGCTGCCGCCGGCATCGCGATCGCCCTGCTCGGCATCATGATCGACCGCATCGCGCGCGCT
- a CDS encoding inorganic phosphate transporter has product MDPALIVLICVIGTALFFDFTNGFHDTGNAVAASIATGALKPKQAVALAATMNLIGAFLSVAVALTVTNSVVKLQNDDGSPRSDLLANHGEALLLIVLAGLTGAILWNMFTWLLGLPSSSSYALLGGIIGATMAALGTDGVKWVGDGTKIDGVVGKILIPAVLSPLIAGAIAAFGAWVVLKLASGLNKKRGDAGFRWGQIGAASLVSLGHGTNDAQKTMGVITLGLIAYGSHTDTTSVPFWVKVACAVAIASGTYLGGWRIIRTLSKGLVEITRPQGMAADGASTAVILTASHLGVPLSTTQVASGSILGSGVGRPGAHVRWSVAGRMVIAWATTLPAAGLIGAFMWWLGHTIGGLPGALVVMALLISGALWMFWQSRHDKVDHHNVSEMWEGTKKIRKQKVDNS; this is encoded by the coding sequence GTGGATCCCGCACTCATCGTGCTCATCTGTGTCATCGGTACGGCACTCTTCTTCGACTTCACCAACGGCTTTCACGACACCGGCAATGCCGTGGCCGCCTCCATTGCCACCGGGGCGCTGAAGCCCAAGCAGGCGGTGGCGCTGGCAGCCACGATGAACCTGATCGGCGCCTTCCTCTCCGTCGCAGTCGCCCTGACCGTCACCAACTCGGTCGTCAAACTGCAAAACGACGATGGTTCGCCACGTTCTGACCTGCTCGCCAATCATGGTGAGGCGTTGCTGCTGATCGTGCTGGCGGGTCTGACCGGCGCGATCTTGTGGAACATGTTCACCTGGCTGCTCGGCCTGCCGTCGAGTTCGTCGTACGCCCTGCTCGGCGGCATCATCGGCGCGACCATGGCCGCACTCGGCACCGACGGTGTCAAGTGGGTCGGTGACGGCACCAAGATCGACGGCGTCGTCGGCAAGATCTTGATCCCCGCGGTGCTCTCGCCCCTGATCGCGGGAGCGATCGCGGCGTTCGGCGCCTGGGTGGTGCTCAAACTGGCGAGCGGCCTGAACAAGAAGCGTGGCGACGCCGGCTTCCGTTGGGGTCAGATCGGTGCTGCCTCGCTGGTGAGCCTGGGGCACGGCACCAACGACGCGCAGAAGACCATGGGCGTCATCACCCTCGGCCTGATTGCGTACGGCTCTCACACCGACACCACTTCAGTGCCGTTCTGGGTCAAGGTCGCGTGTGCCGTGGCGATCGCGAGTGGCACCTACCTCGGCGGCTGGCGGATCATCCGCACCCTGAGCAAGGGCTTGGTCGAGATCACCCGCCCGCAGGGCATGGCCGCCGACGGCGCCTCGACTGCGGTCATCTTGACCGCCTCGCACCTCGGCGTGCCGCTGAGCACCACACAGGTCGCGAGCGGCTCGATCCTGGGCTCGGGCGTGGGTCGCCCCGGGGCACACGTGCGCTGGAGTGTGGCCGGACGGATGGTGATCGCGTGGGCGACCACGCTGCCGGCCGCCGGTTTGATCGGCGCGTTCATGTGGTGGCTGGGCCACACGATTGGCGGACTTCCGGGCGCGCTGGTGGTGATGGCGCTGCTGATCTCGGGTGCGTTGTGGATGTTCTGGCAATCGCGCCACGACAAGGTCGACCACCACAACGTCAGCGAGATGTGGGAAGGCACCAAGAAGATTCGCAAGCAGAAGGTGGACAACTCGTGA
- a CDS encoding betaine/proline/choline family ABC transporter ATP-binding protein (Members of the family are the ATP-binding subunit of ABC transporters for substrates such as betaine, L-proline or other amino acids, choline, carnitine, etc. The substrate specificity is best determined from the substrate-binding subunit, rather than this subunit, as it interacts with the permease subunit and not with substrate directly.), with amino-acid sequence MTEAALSVSNLWKIFGAKADKIIGTSDADLSRADLKAKTGCVVGVKDVSFDVAPGEVFVVMGLSGSGKSTLVRLLTRLIEPTAGSVMLNGQDVTTASERDLRELRRKHVSMVFQHFGLLPHKQVIDNVAYGLEVRGVPKAERRAKAAEVVDLVGLSGYEKSYPDQLSGGMQQRVGLARALAGDPDMLLFDEPFSALDPLIRRDMQNEVIRLHKELGKTMVFITHDLAEALKLGDRILIMRDGEIVQVGTGDEIVAQPADDYVREFVSDVPKSHVLTLKWVMRPPVGDEGVGSTTLHQDVIVREAARAVLDAQGPVRVVDDHDKFVGVVDDEDILRVVVAEDRTPSDVAES; translated from the coding sequence ATGACCGAGGCAGCGCTGTCCGTCAGCAACCTGTGGAAGATATTCGGCGCGAAGGCCGACAAGATCATCGGGACATCCGACGCCGACCTGTCCCGCGCGGACCTGAAGGCGAAGACCGGCTGTGTGGTCGGCGTCAAGGATGTGTCCTTCGACGTCGCGCCGGGCGAGGTGTTCGTCGTGATGGGGCTCTCTGGCTCCGGCAAGTCGACGCTCGTACGCCTGCTCACCCGCCTGATTGAGCCGACCGCTGGGTCGGTAATGCTCAACGGCCAAGACGTCACCACGGCCAGCGAGCGAGATCTTCGCGAGTTGCGTCGCAAGCACGTGTCCATGGTGTTCCAGCATTTCGGTCTGCTGCCCCACAAGCAGGTCATCGACAACGTGGCGTACGGCCTGGAGGTGCGCGGCGTGCCGAAGGCCGAGCGCAGGGCCAAGGCGGCCGAGGTCGTCGATCTGGTCGGGCTGAGCGGCTATGAGAAGTCCTATCCCGACCAACTCTCCGGAGGCATGCAGCAGCGCGTCGGACTCGCGCGAGCCCTGGCGGGTGATCCCGACATGTTGCTCTTCGACGAGCCGTTCTCGGCACTGGACCCGCTGATCCGACGCGACATGCAGAACGAAGTCATCCGGCTCCACAAGGAACTGGGCAAGACGATGGTCTTCATCACCCACGACCTCGCCGAGGCGCTGAAACTGGGTGACCGCATCCTCATCATGCGCGACGGCGAGATCGTCCAGGTCGGCACGGGTGACGAGATCGTGGCCCAACCCGCCGACGACTACGTACGCGAGTTCGTCTCAGACGTGCCCAAGTCGCACGTCTTGACGCTCAAGTGGGTGATGCGTCCGCCCGTCGGTGACGAAGGAGTGGGGTCGACGACGCTGCACCAGGATGTGATCGTACGAGAGGCTGCGCGCGCTGTCCTGGACGCGCAAGGTCCTGTGCGAGTGGTCGACGACCACGACAAGTTCGTGGGCGTGGTCGACGACGAGGACATCCTGCGCGTGGTGGTGGCAGAGGACCGTACGCCTTCCGATGTCGCGGAGTCCTGA
- a CDS encoding aldehyde dehydrogenase family protein, which produces MAELFIDGRWVSARAGAKREIRCPADNSLVAEIDEAGPEDTEAAIAAARAAFDLNVWSRTPVAERGAFLLRVADLLQRDRAEMARMESLDTGKRLVESEYDIDDVTSVFRHYGALAIEEQSDSSGHEAARTVDVGRDGVHSMVVHEPVGVCSLITPWNYPLLQVSWKVAPCLMAGNTFVLKPSELTPHTAIHLMRLLDEAGLPKGVGNLVLGAGATAGAPLSTDPRVDLVSFTGGLSTGKALMRNAADTVKRIALELGGKNPNIVFADVTGTDLWEAALDNALTAVFLHSGQVCSAGARLLVEESIHDEFVDELVNRAGKIRLGGPFDDDAQTGALVSADHLAKVEAYVAAARAEGAVVRTGGSRVTDGALAHGYFFAPTVLDECSTEMTCVQDESFGPVLTVETFTDEADAIRLANDSIYGLAGAVWTNEGATADRVAAALRMGTVWINDFHPYVAQAEWGGYKQSGIGRELGAHGLAEYRETKHIWRNTAPARSEWWD; this is translated from the coding sequence TTGGCCGAGTTGTTCATCGACGGACGGTGGGTGTCGGCACGCGCTGGCGCGAAGCGTGAGATTCGGTGCCCGGCCGACAACTCGCTGGTAGCCGAGATCGACGAGGCCGGCCCAGAGGACACCGAGGCGGCCATCGCGGCCGCACGCGCTGCCTTCGACCTGAATGTGTGGAGTCGTACGCCCGTCGCCGAACGGGGGGCTTTCTTGCTCCGCGTCGCTGATCTGCTGCAACGCGACAGGGCCGAGATGGCGCGGATGGAGTCGCTCGACACCGGCAAGCGCCTCGTCGAGAGCGAGTACGACATCGACGACGTGACGTCAGTCTTTCGCCACTACGGCGCACTCGCGATCGAGGAGCAGTCAGACTCGTCCGGTCACGAGGCGGCGCGAACCGTCGACGTGGGGCGAGACGGCGTACACAGCATGGTGGTCCACGAACCGGTGGGCGTCTGTTCACTGATCACCCCGTGGAACTATCCGTTGCTGCAGGTGTCCTGGAAGGTCGCGCCCTGCCTGATGGCAGGCAACACCTTCGTCCTCAAGCCCTCGGAGTTGACCCCGCACACGGCGATCCACCTGATGCGCCTCCTGGACGAGGCGGGTCTGCCCAAGGGCGTGGGCAACCTCGTCCTGGGCGCGGGCGCAACAGCCGGAGCGCCGCTGTCCACCGACCCGCGCGTCGACCTCGTGTCGTTCACGGGCGGTCTCTCGACCGGCAAGGCGCTGATGCGCAACGCGGCCGACACGGTCAAGCGCATCGCGCTCGAACTAGGCGGCAAGAACCCGAACATCGTCTTCGCTGACGTCACCGGAACCGATCTTTGGGAGGCCGCGCTCGACAACGCCCTCACCGCCGTCTTCTTGCACTCCGGGCAGGTCTGCAGCGCAGGCGCTCGGCTCCTGGTCGAGGAATCCATCCACGACGAGTTCGTGGACGAGTTGGTCAACCGCGCCGGGAAGATCCGCCTCGGCGGGCCGTTCGACGACGACGCCCAGACCGGTGCCCTGGTCTCGGCCGATCACCTGGCCAAGGTGGAGGCGTACGTCGCGGCGGCTCGCGCCGAGGGGGCGGTGGTGCGTACGGGTGGCTCCCGGGTCACCGACGGCGCCTTGGCCCACGGCTACTTCTTCGCTCCCACCGTGCTCGACGAATGCTCGACCGAGATGACCTGCGTTCAGGACGAGTCCTTCGGCCCGGTCCTGACGGTCGAGACGTTCACCGACGAGGCCGACGCGATCCGCCTCGCTAATGACTCCATCTATGGCCTGGCCGGGGCGGTGTGGACCAACGAGGGAGCCACAGCGGACCGGGTCGCTGCTGCCCTGCGGATGGGTACGGTCTGGATCAACGACTTCCACCCCTACGTCGCCCAGGCCGAGTGGGGTGGCTACAAACAGTCCGGCATCGGCCGCGAACTCGGCGCCCACGGCCTCGCCGAGTACCGAGAGACCAAGCACATCTGGCGCAACACCGCGCCCGCACGATCGGAGTGGTGGGACTGA